One Deinococcus psychrotolerans genomic window carries:
- a CDS encoding DUF305 domain-containing protein — translation MNEPMNRPPASQDSSHKPVEKMGGSYGRFAAMIATSTVIMYGLMYLNTYELDHIYFSQTRMWMALYMGAVMAVIMLGYMLNMYRSSRTNLGILLGSIAVFAGSLWLVRSQATVGDVAWMKAMIPHHSIAILTSERANITDPRVRKLADGIIKAQVREIAEMKALVKDLESKK, via the coding sequence ATGAACGAACCTATGAACCGCCCACCTGCATCTCAAGACTCAAGTCACAAACCGGTGGAGAAGATGGGCGGCAGCTATGGACGCTTTGCGGCCATGATCGCCACCTCCACCGTCATCATGTACGGCCTGATGTATTTGAACACCTATGAACTGGATCACATCTATTTCAGTCAGACGCGCATGTGGATGGCGCTTTACATGGGCGCGGTGATGGCCGTGATCATGCTCGGGTACATGCTGAATATGTATAGGAGCAGCCGAACCAACCTCGGCATTCTGCTCGGTAGCATCGCCGTGTTTGCTGGGTCGCTCTGGCTGGTGCGCTCACAGGCCACGGTGGGGGATGTGGCTTGGATGAAAGCCATGATTCCGCATCACTCCATTGCCATCCTGACCAGCGAGCGGGCCAACATTACCGATCCCCGTGTGCGCAAACTCGCCGACGGCATCATCAAAGCCCAAGTACGTGAAATCGCCGAGATGAAGGCGCTTGTCAAGGACTTGGAAAGCAAGAAGTAA
- a CDS encoding recombinase family protein, with amino-acid sequence MTVPTDLRRHHKIEVNHLDRLAIVYVRQSTLAQLQHHQESTRLQYALVHHAANLGWDPERVLVIDDDQGKSGTTATGRPGFTRLVTEVSLGHVGLILGIEMSRLARSNRDWHHLLEVCALFQTLIGDADGIYSPADYNDRLLLGLKGTMSEAELHILKNRMHQGKLNKARRGALGTPMPTGYIRDAYGQIQMDPDEQVQQVIRLIFRKFEELGTLHALLQYLVEARIQLGVRSRTRAGGGLLTWRRPNRMTLQNLLHNPMYAGVYAYGRRQVDPRKKLAGRSSTGRVTLPPDQWHVLLKDHVPAYISWDQYQEHVARMGANRNVASLSGAPKRGTGLLSGLLICGHCGHRMVVSYQTMPTGSALRYSCIRQVTDYAGPSCFSCTGTTVDSWVVTQLLDALTPASVALSLEAQSTLNRDREALDQHWHARLERAHYDADRAARQYQGVEPEHRLVARSLERAWEQALEAERTLKEEYERHLHLQPRQLTMDEILQVQSLSTALPALWSASTTTLQDRKEILRLVIKQITLWGTANNERMEVRIEWQGQHVTEGQLIRPVARLDQVSTYAEVCQRVKAGVAQKRTALDVADELNAAGLRPPKRRTTWNTAQVRDLAQRLGLQFSQGRDGRAVRPRRPPRTGDWWTLDGLAQALKMPVVTLYTWVRREIVKGEQPKPGQPWRVWADDAEVQRLHDLRAEPASVREHRRWVNKATSMLNKPEVQDVSP; translated from the coding sequence ATGACCGTGCCCACTGACCTGCGGCGGCATCACAAGATTGAGGTGAACCACCTCGATCGGCTGGCCATCGTCTACGTACGCCAGTCTACGCTGGCCCAACTCCAGCACCATCAGGAATCGACCCGGCTGCAGTACGCGCTCGTCCATCACGCCGCCAACCTGGGCTGGGATCCGGAGCGCGTGCTGGTCATCGACGATGACCAGGGGAAATCTGGAACGACCGCGACGGGTCGTCCAGGCTTCACCCGTCTGGTGACCGAGGTGAGTCTCGGTCACGTCGGTCTGATCCTCGGCATCGAGATGAGCCGTCTGGCTCGCTCGAACCGCGACTGGCACCATCTGCTGGAGGTATGCGCACTGTTCCAGACGTTGATTGGGGATGCAGATGGCATCTACAGTCCCGCCGACTACAATGACCGGCTGTTGCTCGGCCTGAAAGGCACCATGAGCGAAGCGGAACTGCACATTCTCAAGAACCGCATGCATCAGGGCAAACTCAACAAGGCACGTCGAGGGGCGCTGGGTACGCCTATGCCGACTGGCTACATTCGTGACGCCTACGGGCAGATTCAGATGGATCCGGACGAGCAGGTGCAGCAGGTGATCCGACTGATCTTCCGGAAATTTGAAGAGTTGGGCACCCTGCATGCACTGCTTCAATACCTGGTTGAGGCACGGATTCAGTTGGGCGTCCGCTCGCGGACGCGCGCCGGTGGAGGTCTGTTGACATGGCGTCGGCCGAACCGGATGACCTTACAGAATCTGCTACACAACCCGATGTACGCCGGTGTATACGCGTATGGACGGCGGCAGGTCGACCCCAGGAAAAAGCTCGCTGGGCGCAGCTCGACGGGACGGGTGACCCTCCCGCCGGATCAGTGGCATGTCCTGCTGAAAGATCATGTTCCCGCCTATATCAGCTGGGATCAGTACCAAGAGCATGTCGCTCGTATGGGAGCGAATCGCAATGTCGCGTCGTTGTCCGGTGCCCCGAAACGGGGCACTGGACTCCTCAGCGGCCTGCTGATCTGTGGGCATTGCGGACACCGCATGGTGGTGTCGTACCAGACCATGCCTACGGGATCTGCACTGCGCTACAGCTGCATCCGGCAGGTCACGGATTACGCGGGCCCATCCTGCTTCAGCTGTACGGGTACAACCGTGGACAGCTGGGTCGTGACCCAGCTGCTCGACGCTTTGACGCCCGCCAGCGTGGCGCTCTCGCTGGAAGCGCAGTCCACGTTAAATCGGGACCGTGAAGCGCTGGATCAACACTGGCACGCTCGCCTGGAGCGGGCGCACTATGACGCAGACCGTGCGGCCCGTCAATATCAGGGGGTCGAGCCAGAGCATCGTCTCGTCGCGCGTTCCCTGGAACGCGCCTGGGAACAAGCCCTTGAGGCCGAGCGTACCTTGAAAGAGGAGTACGAGCGACACCTGCATCTGCAACCTCGGCAGTTGACCATGGACGAAATCCTCCAGGTACAGAGCCTATCGACAGCATTGCCCGCGTTGTGGTCAGCATCGACCACAACGCTGCAGGACCGGAAGGAGATATTACGGCTGGTGATCAAGCAGATCACTCTCTGGGGCACGGCCAACAACGAGCGGATGGAAGTGCGCATCGAGTGGCAGGGCCAGCATGTGACAGAAGGTCAGCTGATCCGGCCCGTTGCCCGGCTTGACCAAGTCAGTACCTACGCAGAGGTATGCCAACGAGTGAAGGCCGGGGTGGCACAAAAAAGAACAGCGCTGGACGTGGCCGACGAGCTGAATGCGGCCGGGCTGCGTCCACCCAAGCGTCGGACCACTTGGAATACAGCCCAGGTTCGTGATCTCGCCCAACGTCTGGGACTACAGTTTTCTCAGGGCAGAGATGGCCGGGCTGTCCGACCGAGGCGTCCCCCGCGTACGGGGGACTGGTGGACGCTGGATGGGCTGGCACAGGCACTGAAGATGCCCGTGGTGACCCTGTACACGTGGGTGCGGCGTGAAATTGTCAAGGGTGAACAGCCTAAACCCGGTCAGCCATGGCGCGTCTGGGCAGACGATGCCGAAGTCCAGCGGCTGCACGACCTTCGAGCTGAACCAGCGAGTGTTCGGGAACATCGCCGGTGGGTCAACAAGGCAACATCTATGCTGAATAAGCCGGAGGTTCAAGATGTATCACCGTAA
- a CDS encoding transposase yields the protein MPGRNHSREFKLQVVNQINSSQRTTAQLSREHGLVPSLIHRWRKEVEARGEAAFTDGVATDRSAELRIAELERYCGQLALENTILKKSLATYRLNKGTK from the coding sequence ATGCCAGGACGCAATCACAGCCGTGAATTCAAGCTTCAGGTCGTCAACCAAATCAATTCAAGCCAGCGAACGACCGCTCAACTCAGCCGGGAACATGGTTTAGTGCCCAGCCTGATCCACCGTTGGCGCAAAGAGGTCGAGGCGCGCGGAGAAGCCGCCTTCACCGACGGCGTGGCCACAGATCGCAGCGCCGAGCTGCGGATTGCTGAGCTGGAGCGGTATTGCGGCCAACTTGCCTTAGAAAACACCATCTTGAAAAAATCGCTGGCGACGTACCGCTTGAACAAAGGCACCAAATGA
- a CDS encoding DUF305 domain-containing protein: MKPFALLLTLNLLPLAHAQMTMPGMNHGATMNGRLETLKGKAFDRTFLSMMIVHHQGAVDMSKTVLNTLKDAQVKRWTVEIISAQQKEIGEMNTWLGTLGGVDKSVQTEMTGEMKNMVTALKTNKDSDRGLVEGMLPHHASAIDMASLALQKSSDSRVLGLAHDIIRSQADEMYAYRQWLIKRGF; this comes from the coding sequence ATGAAACCCTTTGCACTGCTTCTGACCCTCAACCTCCTGCCCCTAGCCCATGCTCAGATGACCATGCCTGGTATGAACCACGGAGCCACCATGAATGGCCGCCTGGAAACCTTGAAGGGCAAAGCCTTTGACCGTACCTTCCTCTCGATGATGATCGTTCACCATCAGGGCGCAGTGGACATGAGCAAAACCGTCCTGAATACCCTCAAGGACGCCCAAGTCAAACGCTGGACGGTGGAGATCATTAGTGCTCAACAGAAAGAGATTGGCGAAATGAACACTTGGCTGGGAACTCTCGGCGGCGTGGACAAGAGCGTCCAGACTGAGATGACAGGCGAAATGAAAAACATGGTCACTGCACTCAAGACCAACAAAGACAGCGACCGTGGATTGGTGGAGGGCATGCTGCCGCACCACGCCAGCGCCATCGATATGGCAAGTCTGGCTTTGCAAAAGAGCAGTGACAGCCGCGTGCTGGGTCTGGCCCACGACATCATTCGCAGCCAGGCCGACGAGATGTACGCTTACCGGCAGTGGCTGATCAAGCGCGGATTCTAG
- a CDS encoding IS3 family transposase, whose product MISDARHAHPTVSVRRLCELHAVSRSWYLRQRNRAVIDQDQRLATDIEAVVLKWNGYGYRRVTRELARSGQSINHKRVLRVMREHRLLCRPKRRYQRTTDSTHSEKRFPNLLPQVIPTQPDQVWQADLTYVRVKQGFVYLACVLDSFTREIVGWSMSKFIDADLSLAALNNALAARNPAPGLLHHSDQGVQYASRLYIARLRAMGITPSMSRRGNPYDNARMESFYKTLKTEEVDLQDYADLDDAQRHVNHFIGKLYNQERLHSSLGYVPPAEFAARYHPA is encoded by the coding sequence ATGATCTCGGATGCGCGACACGCGCATCCCACGGTGTCGGTGCGTCGCCTGTGTGAGCTGCATGCGGTCAGTCGGTCGTGGTACCTCCGTCAACGAAACCGCGCAGTCATCGACCAAGATCAACGACTCGCTACTGACATTGAAGCAGTGGTGCTGAAGTGGAACGGCTATGGGTATCGGCGGGTCACTCGCGAACTGGCACGCAGCGGGCAGTCCATCAATCACAAACGCGTTCTGCGGGTCATGCGGGAACATCGCTTATTGTGTCGACCCAAGCGGCGTTACCAGCGCACCACCGATTCCACTCACAGCGAGAAACGCTTCCCCAATCTGCTCCCACAAGTGATTCCAACCCAACCAGATCAGGTCTGGCAAGCTGATCTGACGTATGTGAGGGTGAAGCAGGGTTTCGTCTACTTGGCATGCGTGCTGGACAGTTTCACGCGTGAGATCGTGGGCTGGTCAATGTCAAAGTTTATCGACGCCGACCTATCACTGGCCGCGCTGAATAACGCGCTTGCTGCTCGCAATCCAGCACCTGGACTCCTTCATCACTCTGATCAAGGTGTCCAATATGCCAGCCGGCTCTATATCGCCCGCCTGCGGGCGATGGGTATCACGCCAAGTATGTCCAGAAGAGGCAATCCCTACGACAACGCTCGCATGGAAAGTTTCTACAAAACTCTCAAAACAGAGGAGGTTGATCTTCAAGATTATGCTGATCTGGACGATGCACAGCGCCATGTGAACCACTTCATCGGTAAGCTTTACAACCAAGAACGCCTGCATTCCAGTCTCGGCTACGTCCCACCTGCCGAGTTCGCCGCCCGCTATCATCCAGCCTAG
- a CDS encoding sensor histidine kinase yields MICIALGAVLLISETLASAFIRHHVEQMVTLIGPDSASLRPDLERGVRRTLNSALLVSLPLALVVAALTALLSARRVVKSVELLRDGSHAIATGNYERRLPEEGRDELTDVARHFNRMAAALQQVEQGRVELISNVAHELRTPLSALRGYAEAMNDGVMTPEAVSGAILRETAAMERLAQDLSVVSRVEAGAVELHPSDFAPSALLIDAYERFLGVYEERGVSLVRLEGKTLPLVTADFERASQILANLLGNALRHTPSGGQVALGAEHRGGDVLFTVADTGSGILPEHQSRIFERFYRVDPARTRGDGSGVGLTIARGLATRMGGSLTVRSSQAGSIFTLALLAAHSH; encoded by the coding sequence GTGATCTGCATCGCGCTGGGCGCGGTGCTGCTGATCAGCGAAACGCTGGCCTCAGCGTTTATCCGCCACCACGTCGAGCAAATGGTCACGCTGATCGGCCCGGACAGCGCGTCTCTGCGCCCAGATCTGGAGCGCGGCGTGCGGCGCACCCTGAATTCGGCGCTACTGGTCTCGCTGCCGCTGGCGCTGGTGGTAGCAGCCCTCACTGCGCTGCTCTCGGCGCGGCGGGTGGTGAAATCGGTAGAACTCCTGCGCGATGGCAGCCACGCCATTGCGACAGGCAATTACGAACGAAGGCTTCCAGAAGAAGGCCGGGACGAGTTGACCGATGTGGCGCGGCACTTTAACCGCATGGCCGCTGCGCTCCAGCAGGTAGAACAGGGCCGGGTGGAACTGATCTCCAACGTGGCCCACGAACTCAGGACGCCCCTCTCAGCCTTGCGCGGCTATGCCGAGGCCATGAACGACGGCGTGATGACCCCGGAAGCAGTATCGGGGGCCATCCTGCGTGAAACGGCGGCAATGGAACGGCTGGCCCAGGATTTGAGCGTGGTGTCGCGGGTGGAAGCCGGCGCAGTGGAACTGCATCCCAGCGACTTTGCCCCAAGCGCCCTTCTGATAGACGCTTACGAGCGATTTTTGGGGGTGTATGAGGAGCGCGGCGTGTCGCTGGTGCGCCTTGAAGGTAAAACATTACCGCTCGTTACGGCGGACTTTGAGCGGGCTTCACAGATTCTTGCCAATTTGTTGGGCAACGCCCTGCGGCACACGCCAAGCGGGGGCCAGGTTGCGCTAGGGGCCGAACACCGTGGCGGCGATGTGCTGTTCACGGTGGCAGATACGGGAAGCGGCATTTTGCCTGAACACCAGAGCCGCATCTTTGAGCGCTTCTACCGGGTTGACCCAGCCCGCACGCGTGGCGACGGCAGCGGCGTGGGACTCACCATCGCCCGTGGTCTGGCGACCCGCATGGGCGGAAGCCTGACGGTGAGATCGAGTCAGGCGGGCAGCATTTTTACCCTGGCACTGCTGGCGGCCCATTCTCACTGA
- a CDS encoding winged helix-turn-helix domain-containing protein, which yields MARVLIVDDDPAILEILHAYLSGEGYEVLQAADGQYARELLPRADLAVLDWMLPGVSGLELAREARSAGLDLPLLMLTARGEEEDKLRSLDLGVDDYVVKPFSPREVVARVRALLRRAGVRHEIRSGELELDLRTRRATLGGRSLELSKLEYDLLSTFAQHPGLVWTRERLLERVWGDDFPSTARVVDVHVTGLRRKLGDDADAPRFIETVRGVGYRFMDAQEGGEDG from the coding sequence ATGGCCCGTGTTCTGATCGTGGACGATGACCCAGCCATCCTCGAAATCTTGCACGCTTATCTGAGTGGCGAGGGCTATGAGGTGTTGCAGGCGGCGGACGGTCAGTATGCCCGCGAGTTGTTGCCACGCGCAGACCTGGCCGTGCTGGACTGGATGCTGCCAGGGGTCAGCGGGCTGGAACTGGCCCGCGAGGCACGTAGCGCGGGTCTGGATTTACCCCTGTTAATGCTGACCGCACGCGGGGAAGAAGAGGACAAACTTCGCAGCCTGGATCTGGGCGTCGATGATTATGTGGTCAAACCGTTCAGTCCACGCGAGGTGGTGGCCCGCGTTCGCGCCCTGCTCAGACGTGCGGGTGTGCGTCATGAAATTCGCAGCGGCGAACTGGAGCTGGACCTGCGAACCCGCCGTGCCACGCTGGGCGGTCGAAGCTTGGAACTGTCCAAACTGGAATATGACCTGCTCAGCACCTTCGCGCAGCATCCGGGGCTGGTCTGGACCCGTGAGCGCCTGCTGGAACGGGTCTGGGGCGATGACTTTCCCAGCACGGCGCGGGTGGTGGACGTACATGTCACCGGCCTGCGCCGCAAACTGGGCGACGACGCCGACGCTCCCCGCTTCATTGAAACGGTGCGTGGGGTGGGCTACCGCTTCATGGACGCCCAAGAGGGAGGTGAGGACGGCTGA
- a CDS encoding four-helix bundle copper-binding protein codes for MTQNASFALSRMLQTHPQISKSPFDLDALTECIDACFECAQICTSCADACLGETEHAGHLMHCIRLNSDCADICTTTGRVLVRQTQPEMAVIRAQLQACLAACKACGDECQGHAEKMDMKHCAICAESCRRCEQACQKMLDGLST; via the coding sequence ATGACCCAGAACGCCAGTTTCGCCCTTTCCCGCATGTTGCAGACCCATCCGCAGATCAGCAAATCACCCTTTGATCTGGACGCTCTGACCGAGTGCATCGACGCCTGCTTTGAGTGCGCTCAGATTTGTACGTCCTGCGCTGACGCCTGTTTGGGTGAGACCGAACATGCCGGACACCTGATGCACTGCATTCGCCTGAATTCCGATTGCGCCGACATCTGCACCACCACCGGGCGCGTCTTGGTGCGCCAGACTCAACCCGAGATGGCTGTCATCCGCGCTCAGCTTCAGGCGTGTCTGGCCGCTTGCAAAGCGTGCGGCGACGAGTGTCAGGGCCATGCCGAGAAGATGGACATGAAGCACTGCGCGATCTGTGCCGAGTCCTGCCGCCGCTGTGAGCAGGCCTGCCAGAAAATGCTGGACGGCCTGAGCACCTGA
- a CDS encoding spherulation-specific family 4 protein — MKWIITALSATLFLSSCSQSTSQPSAATLTKQDLSGPSKPSLLIPMYMYPSAAPFNRVAALQAAHPDLFVTAILNTDLNLATSRAALRAVIPSMIQEGVFLVGYVDTGYGSISAADAKAKVNQWLQYFPEIQGIFFDQAGDNTALTPVKNNLAYFRDLYRYVRTTKKLDLTVLNPGTCAPATYFDGKAADFVVTKEGSASTLDPNYFTSTCNRDGGMSAAIFYNGATNPTTNGSLASLYTRVGAVYFTDDTLPNPYDALPAYLESVATALDTP, encoded by the coding sequence ATGAAATGGATTATTACCGCGCTATCCGCCACGCTATTCCTCTCCTCCTGCAGCCAGTCGACTTCTCAGCCCAGTGCAGCGACACTGACCAAGCAGGATCTGAGTGGCCCATCCAAGCCATCTCTTTTGATCCCCATGTACATGTATCCGTCCGCTGCACCTTTTAACAGGGTTGCTGCTCTTCAGGCCGCCCATCCCGACCTTTTCGTGACTGCGATCCTCAACACAGATTTAAATCTGGCAACCTCACGGGCCGCCTTGAGAGCAGTCATTCCGTCCATGATTCAAGAAGGTGTCTTCTTGGTCGGCTATGTGGATACGGGCTACGGCAGTATTTCTGCGGCAGATGCCAAAGCCAAAGTCAATCAGTGGCTCCAGTACTTTCCTGAAATTCAGGGCATCTTCTTTGATCAAGCTGGCGACAATACGGCGCTGACACCGGTCAAGAACAATCTCGCGTACTTCCGGGATTTGTATAGGTACGTCCGTACCACCAAGAAGCTGGATTTGACCGTTCTGAATCCTGGAACCTGCGCTCCAGCAACGTACTTCGATGGCAAGGCAGCCGATTTCGTCGTGACGAAGGAAGGTAGCGCAAGCACACTTGACCCGAACTACTTCACGTCCACATGCAACCGGGACGGAGGAATGTCAGCCGCTATCTTTTACAACGGAGCGACCAATCCCACAACAAACGGCAGTCTGGCAAGCCTTTATACCCGTGTAGGTGCTGTCTACTTCACGGACGATACCCTGCCCAATCCCTACGATGCCCTCCCAGCGTACCTTGAGAGCGTTGCTACAGCACTCGACACCCCCTGA